In Lacinutrix sp. Bg11-31, the DNA window TGTAAGAATTTGCTACAAAATTTAAAAGTTTTTAATCTTTAAATTCCCAATGGTCTGCATAAATTCCGTAGAAATAATCCATTTCATATTTAACAACATAGTTTTCATCCCTATCAATCATTTCATTAATATTGTATGCAAATACTTTAATGTTGTTTTCTTTTAGAGCTTTAAAGAGTTCTAAGTTTTCAGCAAGCTTTAAGCGTGACATAGCAATATCTGTAATGTTTAGCGCTTTTAGTTTTTTTATTTTATTTCCCTTTAGATTAAAAATCACACGTTGTGAAGGCATGGCAGATTTAATATTGGCAGCAATACCTTCTTTTACAGCTTCCAAAGTAAATAGCTCCATCATTAACCTGTTTTTATCGATAAATAGTTCAGAAAAGGCGTTTGGTTCATTTACTTTATCGGTAATTAATATTGCATCCTTATGTTTTGTAAACCACTTATTAATAGCGTCCATATCTAATGGAGTATATTTTTCATGAATTTTATATTTTAAAAATTCATCTTTTGTAGTAGGAACATCTCCTTTGTATTTAGTTTTTTCTTTCCATTCGTCCCAATAGTGTGCAGCTACATATTTACCGTCACTAGTTTTTATAATATCAAGCTCAAACAACCTAAACCCTTTATTGTAGCTAGAATTTAAAGCCTCTAAAGAGTTTGTGTATGTGTGTTTGTCTATTATTCCTCCTGCATGAGCTATAAAACGCAAAGTGTCTTTTTTGTAAGAAGAAAATTTCTCTGATTTCTTCGGGATTAAAAATGGCTGAACTATAGCTCTAGAAAACCCAGAAATATTTAAGGCTGTGAGTGCGGTTATATTGTCTTTAATAAACTCATTTTTATTTCCAGTAACATAGTCGGTTAAAAAAGTTGCATTATGTTTAATTTGTGCACCATCCATAATAATTTTTGGTAAATCTATTTGGTAAAGTACCTGAGTTTTATAAGTTTCAATATTGTTCTTTGGAGCATTTGTAAAAATAAATAAACCTCTTTCACCAGTGTCATCAAAAATAGTATCGCTTCCCATTTTTAAGTGATCTGGAAATATATATACAGTGGTATTCTCTAACGCTCCTGTAGTTTGTAAATGAGTTAGAAAGCTTTTAAGCATATTATCTGTTGCAGCAACCATGTATTCAAGATTAGAATTTTGAGGAGCTATTATATCTTCAAAGCGATTGTCGTAAATACCATTTGGAAAATGCGTGCTTAATGTTGCAATAAATAAAGCAAAAGCTTTATTGTTACTTGTGTTTTTATCTACAATGTCTTTTGCTTTATCAAATAAATCTTTGTCTTGAATTTTTTCTTTTAATTCTGTCTTATCAATAATTTGGTCAATCTTAAGAGCGTACAGCATGTCGTTTGTTCCAGAAACCTTAGCATTGGCACTTAGGTAGGTTTTAGAATAATTTTCTTTATCTAAAATATGTGTAATTCCAGTAATATTAGAATGGTAGCTATTTTGAAAAATTTTATTATGATACGTTCCAAAATATGCAGGAAAACCAGTAATTGATGTGTAAAGAGAACCACTTGTCCACTTACTCCCTTCATTTTGATTTAAGTCTAAATAGGTCCAATCTTGATTAGTTTTCAAACTTCTAAGAAACGGAGTCAGGTCTTCAAACTTATCGCTTAAATATCCTTTTTCGAAAGATTCTAATGCAATAATAATTATGTTTTTTTTACTACTTGAAACTTTTAAATTTTCAGGTTTTACATAATCACTCATGTTGAGTGCTTCTAAATTTTTAGTAAAACCTTTATTGTCTACTTGTAAAGATTTAATAAGAGTATAGCTGGAGTTAATCACTCCTTTTGGTAAACTCATTGTAAAGAGCGCTAAAATTATTATTAAACTAGTTGCTGCTCTTAAGAGTTTTGGTTTTTTTATTTTAGAATTAAATGCAGCAAGAAGCATGCGAGATTTGTAGAAAACGTATGTTAATACAGTAATTAAAAAAACAATTAAAAAGATTTGAAATGTAAATAAATCCATCATTCCATCAATATCTCTTTTGTTAAAATGAATGATAAAACTATAACCTATATATGTTCTTACAATAAAAAGCGATGTTAATTGTAAAACACTAAAAGCACTTAATATAACAGAAGTGACAAAACGTAAAGCCTTATTTTTTAAAAATGAACAGAAAATAAAACAAATAATAATAAGCAGTGCCATATTTCCAAGGAGAAACACTTTTTCGTACAAGCTTATTTTAAGTAAATGAAGAATCATTATTTATAAAAATTCATCTCGTCTATATACTCCCAAACATTTTTTGGCAATAGAGGTTTAATGTTTTTGCCTTCTTTTATTGCTTTTCTAATCATGGTTGAAGAGATTTCCATGATTGGTGCATCTACCTTGTGTATTTTTTTATGTCCACTAAATTGAGTCTCCATTGTGCCTTCAGAAATTCTTGGATACACATAAATGTTATGATTCTCTAAGATAATCTCGTAGTTTTTCCATTTATGGAAGTTCTTTAAATTATCTTCTCCCATAATTAAAGAAAATTGATAGTCTGGATGTTTTTCTTGTAAATAGGTAAGTGTATTTATAGTGTAGTTAGGTTGCGGTAAATTAAATTCAATATTACTCTCTTTTAATTTGTTATAATCTTTAGTAGCAAGGTGCACCATTTCCAAACGTTGAAAATTATCTAATAAAGTGTTTTTCTTTTTAAAAGGATTGTGTGGTGTAACTACAAACCAAACTTGGTCTAAATCGCTATTCTCTACTAATTGATTGGCGATAATTAAGTGCCCAATATGGATTGGGTTAAAAGAACCGAAATAGAGACCTATATTCATCTTCGTTTGGTGTTATTTTTCAGTATCGGTTATTAAAAAATGTCCTACAAGGTTTTCGGCTTCTTGTAAGGCTTTTTCTAAATTGTCGTTTTCAATAATTACATCAAAAAGAGGAGCTGTAGCTAACTCTGCACTAGCTTTTGCTACACGCATGTTAATTTTATCGTCGCTTTCTGTTTTTCTTTTTTTAAGCCTAATTTTTAACTCATCTATACTTGGTGGTTTTACAAAAACAGATAGGGTTTGCTCTGGGAATTTTCGTTTTATACGTAAACCGCCAGAAACATCAATATCGAAAATAACGTTTTTGCCTAAAGCCCAAAGTCTTTCGACTTCTGTTTTTAAAGTACCATAGAAATTATCTCTATAAACTTCTTCCCATTCAAGGAAATCGTCGTCTTTAATATGTTGTTTAAAGTCGTTCGCAGATAAGAAGTAGTAATCTTCTGCATGCACTTCTGTGCCTCGTTTTTCGCGAGAAGTAGCAGAGATAGAAAATGCTAGGTTTAATGCTTCTTGTTTTAGTAAGTGCCTAACTATGGTTGTTTTTCCAGAGCCAGAAGGAGCAGAAAACACAATTAGTTTGCCTTGTTTAGGTTTGTCTTTATTCACTTCGGTATTCTTAATATATTAAAAAGGTCTTGACTAAGCTTGACCAAACGGTATAATTAAATGTCAATATATTGACTATAAAACGTTTAATAATTGTTCCTTAATTTTTTCTAACTCATCCTTCATTTGTACAACTAATTGTTGCATTGGAGCATAATTACTTTTAGAACCAATGGTGTTAATTTCTCTTCCCATTTCTTGACCAATAAAAGCTAGTTTTTTTCCGTTAGAATCTTTTGAGTTTAGTGTTGCAACAAAATACTCTAAATGGTTTTTTAAACGCACTTTTTCTTCCGTAATATCAAATTTTTCTATGTAGTAAACCAATTCTTGTTCAAAACGGTTCTCGTCGTACTTTTCTCTAAGGTCTTCAACGCCTTTTTTTAAGCGTTCGCGAACACCTTCAACACGTTCTGGATCCATAGTAAGTACTTGTTCTAATAAGTCTTCTATAGTTGCAACGCGGTTTTTAAAATCGGCTTCAAGAACTTTACCTTCATTTAAACGATAATCATTAATAGCAAGTATTGCTACTTTAATTTCAGCTTCAATTTTTGCCCATTCGGTATTGTCTATTTCTTCGCGCTCTGTATTTAAAGCGTCTGGAAAACGAACAGCCATTTTTAGGAGTTCGATCTCACTACCATCAACCACATTTTTAAGTTGTTGTATGTATTGCTTTACAACAGGTGTGTTAATTTTAGTCGAGGTGTCTTCAGCAGTAGCTTCAACATAAATAGAAAAATCTATTTTTCCACGATCTAACTCTTTAGCCATTAATTTACGTAAGTAAAGTTCCTTTTCTCTGTAAATAGAAGGCATTCTAGCATTCAAATCTAGATTTTTGCTATTAAGTGATTTTAGCTCAATTGTAATTTTTTTTGTTGGTAATTGTAAAACAGATTTACCATAACCTGTCATTGAATGTATCATATGCTTTTTATAAAAGTTGCACAAAGATAAGTAAAACAGAATCCTTAGAAAACTCCATATTGTTTTTACTTAATGCGGTAACTATTAAGTAAAAATAATATAGCTTTGTATTTCAAAATTTAAAAAAATGTATAAAAAAGAGTTCGAAATACGCTGGAGTGATATTGATGCTAATAGGCATTTAGCAAATTCAGCTTATACTAATTTTATGAGCCATACTAGAATGGCTTTTTTAGTAGAACACGGTTTTACCATGAAAGAATTAGCAATCCATAATATTGGACCAGTAGTTTTTTATGAGCACATGCATTATTTTAAAGAAGCTTTTATGGGACAACCTCTTACTGTATCTCTAGAAGTTTCTGGATTGAGTGAGGATGGTACATTTTTTAAATTCGATCATAATTTTTATAACTATAAAGGAGAAAACATAGCGTTTTGCGAAATGTTTGGTGCTTGGATAGATTTAAAGGCTAGAAAGATGACGAGTCTACCAAAAGTACTTGCAGACTTAGCAGATAAGTTTCCAAAATCTGAAGACTATAAAATTCTAACTAAAGAAGATACACGAGCACATGGTAGAACTCCAAAAAATTTAACGCTCTAGTTCTACTTTAGGCTTTTTTGTTACCAAATATACTCCTGCAAATATTAGTGTAGAGGCTATTATTTTTACTGGTGTTACAGTGTCACTTCCCATAATAATGGCAAAAATACCAGCAATTACTGGCTGTATGTAAATAAATGTGGTTACAGTAGAGGCTTTTAAATGTTTAAGCGCTAAAGGGTTTAGTAGGTACGTTCCAAATGTTGCACCAACAACTACAAAAAGCACTGAAAATAAAATATATGGTGTAAAAGTTGAAAATTGAGCAGTAACTAAATCATTATACCCAAAAGGGATTACCATAATTAATCCAAATAAAAATAACCAGCGTATAAATGTAAATGGATGGTATTTATTGGTTAGTTTTTTAATAATAATAATATAAATACTATAGGATATAGCGTTTATGAAAACTAACAAATTACCCAATAAAATATTGTCACCTTCTAAGTTAGATTTCCCATAGATGCTTAGTACGAAAGCACCGGAGAAACCTAAAATAACGCCAAAAATCTTTAATGTTGTAATGCTTTCTTTTAAGTAAAATGATGATAAAACCAATACAATAATTGGTACAGTTATCATAATAACCGAAGCATGGATGGGTGTTGTAAACTCTAGGCCTTTAAAAAAACAAAGCATATTTAGTGCAACGCCAAATATAGCTGCATAGAAGAAGGTTAAATAATCTTTTCGATCAATTTTTTCTCTAGGCCCTAAAAAACTAAATAACCAAAACAAAGCGGTTGCTCCTGCAACGCGTATTAATATAAAACCAAAAGGTTTTATATAACCACCAGAAATAACATCTTTAGCAAAAGTAAAAGTTAAGCCGTAAAGTAGCTGAACAGTAAATGCAGCAATTAATGCCCAATATCTAGTTTTCATCTAAAGCATTTTTTACAGCTTCAACATTTTGTTTAGAGTTTCCTATGTAGATTTTATTATTTAAAATAAAAACTGGTCGGCTTAAAAAAGTATAATGTTCTAAAATTAGATTCTTGTAATCTGTTTCAGTTAAATTCTGGGTTTTTAAATCGCGTTGCTTATAAAGTGTTGCTCTTTTACTAAAAAAGGCTTCGTAGCTTCCTGCTAGGTTTTTCATTTCTTCAATTTGAGCTTCTGTAATAGCTTCAGTTTTTATATTTTGAAGTACTACGTTTTCTGGTAGATCAAGCTCTTTTAAAATACGAATACAAGTGCTACAAGATTTTAAATAATATACTTTATTAGTCATCGAATTATCTGAATTCGTTTCCGTGAAAACGGAAATCTAGTTTTTACACTGCAAATTAAATTGATTTAAAACAGATTCTACTATATTTATAAAAAATTTGAACTATGGATTTTACTTTCGATGTCTTTGCCAAAACAAGAGGCTTTTTTAAAGCGTATTTAGACGAATTGTCATTAGCACAGCTTAATGCTATACCAAACGGATTTAATAATAATATCGTCTGGAATATTGGACACAGTATCGTAACAGAGCAAATTTTGGTTTATAAACTTTCTGGACTAAAACCTAATGTAAGTGAAGCGCTTATCGAGAAATATAAAAAAGGAACAAAGCCAGATGGCGAAGCAACACAAGAAGAAGTCGATGAGTTAAAAGCTTTAGCTTATTCTACAATAGAACATACAAAAGCAGATTTTGGCTCTAAAGTTTTTAGCACTTTTAATGAATATACTTTATCTACTACAGGAAATACATTAACAAACGTAAATCAAGCTATACAATTTGCACTTATTCACGAAGGGATGCATGCAGGATATATTTTAGCGATGTTGCGTGCTCTAAAAGTTTAAATAGTTATTTGCAACAGTATAAGGAATTGTAAATTCTATTACATTATTAGATGAAGAGTTAAAGGTGTCGTAGAAAACAATCACACCGTTTTCGCTAAAACCTAGGTTTTCTGGTAGTGTAAAAGTATCGGCTTCAAAAGCTTCTATTCTATCGTTGTTTGCAGAAAGGAGTTCTTTATCGTAGTATTTTTTTGCTAATGTTGTAAAAGCAAGAATATCATTTAATAAGTCTTTAGTTTTTAATTCTTGACCTGTTTTAACGTCAAAATTATAGAATCTAAATACTAAATTGCTATGTGCTCCACCAGTATTTATACTAGAGTTCATGGCTATAGATACTAAGGTTTCGCTTTCGTAAATTATTTCTCCATCGATTAAAACTTCCCAAGGAGGTAAAATTGTGTACAGTGTTTTTCCTATTTGTGTTTTAAAGTTTGTATAAGCTTTTTTAAAATCTTCAATACTTTCTTCTGTACTTGTTTTGGTTGCTGAAACGGCTTCAATGTTTAGTGCTGTGTTTACAAAATAAGCAAGTGTTGAGTTAATTTGTTTTGCGGCTTCTGTTTTGCCTTCGGCTTTTGGAATATTTATTTCTATAGTAGTCTCTCCTTCATCTATAATAGACGTTTCTATAAAATTAAGGGTAACTTCATCTTTACAAGAAAAAAAAACACTTGTTAAAAATATGAAACTAAAAATTTTTATTAATCTGAAAGATGAACTATTAAACATTGACTAAAGGTTTTAATGCAATTTATATACAACGAATTAAAGGTTATTTTTGTTGTAATCAAAAAAACTGAAAGTTATTTTTTAATTGAAATATAAACATATGAAATTTAACACAAAAACCATACACGGTAAACAGTATCCAGACAAAGCTTATGGAGCAGTCATGCCGCCAATATACCAAACCTCTACTTATGCACAGACAACGCCTGGAGGACATAAAGGTTTTGCATATTCAAGATCTCACAATCCTACACGTCACGCATTAGAAAACGCTTTTGCAAGTATAGAAAATGGCGAATTTGGTTTAGCTTTTGGCTCTGGTTTAGCAGCTATTGATGCCGTTTTGAAACTCTTAAAACCTGGCGATGAGGTGATTTCTACTAACGATCTTTATGGAGGAACGTACCGTTTATTTACTTCAATCTTTGAAGGATTTGGTATTAAATTTCATTTTGTAGGTATGGATAATGCTGCAAACATTGAAAACTATATAAACGATAAAACAAAACTAATTTGGGTAGAAACACCTACAAACCCAATGTTAAATATTATTGATATTAAAGCGGCTGCTTTAATTGCAAAAAAGCATGGTGTCTTATTAGCTGTCGATAATACTTTTGCAACGCCTTATTTACAACAGCCATTAGATTTGGGTGCAGATATCGTTATGCATTCTGCAACAAAATATATTGGTGGACATAGCGATTTGGTAATGGGAGCTTTAATTGTAAAGGATAAAGATTTAGCCAATAAATTATATTTTATACAAAATGCAAGTGGTGCCATTTGTGGACCGCAAGATGCCTTTTTAGCGCTACGCGGAATAAAAACACTGCATGTTAGAATGCAACGACATTGTGAAAATGGAAAAGCTGTAGCAGAATATTTAGCATCGCATCCAAAAGTTGAAAGTGTGTATTGGCCAGGTTTTAAAAATCATCCTAACCATAATATTGCAAAAGCTCAAATGAAAGATTTTGGAGGCATGCTTTCTTTTAATACAAAAGGAAATAATTATGAAGAAGCCATAAAAGTAGTTGAGAATTTAAAAATATTCACATTAGCCGAATCTCTTGGAGGAGTAGAGTCTTTAGCTGGACATCCAGCAAGTATGACGCATGCCAGCATACCAAAAAAAGAACGCGAAAAAATAGGTGTTGTAGATTCCTTAATTAGATTAAGTGTTGGTATTGAGGATGAAGAAGACTTAATAAACGATTTAAAACAAGCTTTAGGATAGCACTTGTTTTAACGCGTAAAAAAAGCTCAAGTTTAAACTTGAGCTTTTTTTTATGAAATTTTATTAGCGCTTAATCTAAATAATAAATGTATCCGAAGTTAAGCCATACTAACCAGTCGTTATATTTGTTGAATTCTAAATCATGGTCTAAACCATCTATTAAATCATTAAAATAATATTGACCTCTAAGGTCTATCATTAAATCTGCAGAGGTTGATAATTTATAACGTGCACCAATACTTGATACTACAGACCATGTACTTCCTCCACTAACATCTATAGGTTTTGAATTAGCATCTGTAAACCATGGAGCGTAATAAGTACTTCCTGTACCTGTGTAAGTAGAACTAACTTTAGGATTGAAAGATACATAATGCGCACCAAAACTAACAAAAGGAGCCCATTTATAGGAGAAAGCTTGAAATGAACGAATACTTAAAGGAAAGTATTCAATCTGCATTCCAATATCAAAATTATTTGCTTCACCTTTATGAGCTCTTAATCTTTTAGCATCTGCTCCTGTTTTTGCAGGATCTGCAAATTCTCCAAAATGCTCAAGTTTTGTTTTATTATAAGAAATTTCGGTTCTTAATTTAAAGTGATCATTAAAATAATTATCTGTAGTATAGCAGTTACAACTCGCTTGATAAGCAAAGTTTATATAATGCACAATTCCAATACCAAATCCTGTATTTCCAGCGTTGGTCTCAGTTTCACTTCTTAATCCATAATCCGATTTAAAGGCAACAGGACCAGTGATTATTCCTACTTCATGAGAAAATCCTAGTTGCGCAAAAGAAACTTGTGCAGTAAGAAGAATTATAATTAGTTTCGCTAAATGTTTTGAATCAAGCATAGTTATGTCCAAGAATTAGAGGCATTAAACGAACAAATATATAAAAACACGATAAACAAAAAAATATTATAGACAAAATGCATCATAATAATTTCAAACTAAAATAAATATAAAAAAATATTAGTTGCGAAATATAAAAAAAATAAACATCTTTTTTAAAGATAATGTATATTTGTACTACAAAACGAGGAACTCTATTATTAAAAACATAATTAGCCGGTTAAATGGAAAATAAAATTCAAGCATTTTTAGATTTAGTAAAAGAAAAAAATGGCCACGAGCCAGAATTTTTACAAGCTGTTCATGAGGTTGCAGAGACTGTAATCCCATTTATTGAAGAAAACCCTAAGTATCAAGGGAAAATGTTACTAGAGCGTATGGTAGAACCAGAACGCACAATAATTTTTAGAGTACCTTGGATTGACGATAAAGGAAATACGCAGGTAAACAGAGCTTTTAGGGTAGAATTTAATTCTGCTATAGGACCATATAAAGGAGGTTTACGCTTTCACCCATCTGTAAATTTAAGTATTCTTAAATTTTTAGGTTTTGAGCAAGTATTTAAAAATTCTCTAACCACTTTACCAATGGGTGGAGGAAAAGGAGGAAGTGATTTTAATCCAAAAGGAAAAAGTGACAACGAAGTGATGCGTTTTTGCCAATCATTCATGTCTGAGTTGTTTAGACACATAGGTGCAAATACAGATGTTCCTGCTGGAGATATTGGAGTTGGCGGTCGAGAAATTGGTTATATGTTTGGTCAATATAAAAGATTAGCAAATGAATTTACAGGAATATTAACAGGAAAAGGAATAAGTTATGGAGGCTCTTTAATTAGACCAGAAGCAACAGGTTATGGAACTGTATATTTTGCAAAAAATATGCTAGCGACTAAAAACGATTCTTTTAAGGGAAAAACAGTCGTTATTTCTGGATCTGGAAATGTAGCACAATATGCTTGTGAAAAAGCCACAGAATTAGGTGGAAAAGTAGTAACAATGTCTGATTCTTCAGGTTATATTTATGATGAAAACGGAATAGATGCTGAAAGATTAGCATTAATAATGGACATTAAAAATGTTAAACGTGGAAGAATAAGCGAGTATGTAGATACATATTCTTCGGCTAAATTCCATGAAGGAGAAAGGCCTTGGAGTGTAAATTGTGATGTGGCTATGCCATGTGCAACACAAAATGAACTTAATAAAGAAGAAGCGGAAGTTTTAGTAAAAAATAAAGTTCTTGTTGTTGCCGAAGGAGCAAACATGCCAACAACACCTGAAGCTATTGAAGTTTTACAAAAAGCAAAAGTATTATTCTCGCCAGGAAAAGCATCTAATGCTGGAGGTGTTGCAACTTCTGGATTAGAAATGAGTCAGAACTCTTTAAGATATAATTGGACAAGAGAAGAGGTAGATGCTAAACTTTACCAGATTATGAATGATATTCACGAATCTTGTGTAAAATACGGAACGCAAAAAGATGGTAGCGTAGACTACGTAAAAGGAGCGAATGTAGCTGGTTTTGTTAAGGTTGCAGATGCTATGCTAGCGCAAGGCGTTGTATAGTAATAGTATATTATATTAAAAAAAGCTTCCTTTTTAGGAAGCTTTTTTTGTTTTTGTATATATTTTTGCAATATTCTACGTTATATTAAGCTTAATTATAAGTTATGAAAATAAAACACCTAATATTAATATTGTTTTTCCCACTTTCTATCTATTCTCAAGACTACTCAAGAGATTGGAAAGGTTATTTTTCATTTTTAGATATAAATGACATCTCTCAAGGTTCTTCTAAGATTTTTGGAGCTGCTGAAAATGCAATTTTTATATATGATACTCAAACTAACGAAATAGAGGAGCTATCTACAATTAATGGTTTGTCTGGAGAAACCATTTCTAGCATACATTACGTAGAAGAAAATGGGTTGCTACTAATAGGTTTCGAAAATGGTTTAATGCAAGTTTATTTAGAATCTAGCCAAGAGGTAAAAACTGTAGTTGATATTTTAAATAAACCAACAATTCCTCCAACAGATAAGAGAATTAATGGTTTTAATATTTATAATGGTTTAGCTTATATTTCTACAAATTACGGTATTTCTCTTTATGATATTAATAATTTAGAATTTGGAGACACTTATTTTATTGGACCAAACGGATCTCAATTAATTGTTAATGATATTGCAGTATTTCAAAATGAAATTTATGTTGCAACAGAGAGTGGTTTTTACAAAGCAGATGTAGATAATCAAAATTTAATTGATTATCAGCAATGGGAACAAATTGGAATGGCAAATTGGGTTGAAATTGAATCTATTGGAGAAAAAGTGTTTATTGCAAGAGATAATACAATTTTGTATGAGATAGTTGGAGGTTCTTTTGTTCAGAGCGTAGATTATTCAGTCCAAATAAAAGACTTAAGAAAATTAAATAATCAACTTTTAGTTACAACGCTAAATGCGTTATTTTTATATAATACCGATCCTTTTAATGAAACCGCTGTAGTGATGTCTAATTCAGATTTTCCTACAAACTTCACTTCAGCTGTTATTAATGAAGAAAATGATATTTTTATTGGAACGCAAGGCGTATTTGTTAGTGGTAAATCTGGATATGGAATTTTAAAAACTAATCTTTCAGATTTAACGATAATGGAAGAGGTACATCCATCATGTCCACTTTCTAATGATGGATTTGCTATTAATGCTATTGATAATAATGTGTGGATGACTTATGGTGATTATTCAATTTCATACAATCCATTTCCTTTAAGAAAAAGAGGTTTTAGTCATTTAAAAGGTGAAGAATGGACAAATATTCCTTTCGATAGTGTCTTTGATGCGGTTAATCTTAATAAAATTCATGTTAATCCATTTAATACTAATAAGGTATATATTAGTTCATTTGTTCACGGATTAATAGAAGTTGAAGACGATGATCCTACTGTAATATATGGTGAGGACAATAGTACTTTTGTGTCTTCTTGGTCTGCAGGTGTAGATATTAGAAATGCAGGTTCTGTAATAGATCAAAATAATATTTTATGGTGTACTAATGCTAAAACAACAAGTCCATTAAAGTCTTTTAATTTAGAAACAGGAGAATGGAAATCTTATGATTTTAGTGAGATAATTTTAGATAGAAATACTGAGATTGGCTATGGATCTATTGCTGTAGACCAAAATGGAGTAGTTTGGGTTGGAGGACATAGAAAAGGTATTATTGGTTATAAACCTGATACAGGTGAATTACATAACATTGAATCTGAAGAGAAAAATGTACCATCTCCTACTGTAAGAACAGTAGTTGTCGATAAGCAAAATCAAGTTTGGTTTGGTACAGGAAAAGGTGTAAGAATAATATATAATGCTGATTCATTTTTTGATGACCCATCCTTTGAGCCTTCAGAGATTATAGTGCTTGACGATGGAACTCCTGTAGAATTGTTATATCAACAGTTTATTACAGATATTGAAGTTGATGGAGCAAATAACAAATGGATAGCAACCTTAAATACTGGAGCATATTATTTCTCATCAGATGGTCAAGAAACTATTTATCATTTTACAAAGGATAATTCTCCAATACCATCTAATAATATTTTAGATATTGCTTTAGACGAAACAAATGGTATTGTATACATGGCTACAGATAAAGGTCTTGTTTCTTTCAATAGTGAAACCTCTGTTCCAGATAGCGATCTTCAAGAAGCTTACGTTTACCCAAACCCAGTTAGACCAAACTTTAATATTAACGATGAGAAAATTAAAATTAAAGGTATTACCGGAAATGTAAACATAAAAATTACAGATATTGAAGGGAATCTTGTTACCGAAGCAGAGTCAAGAACTAATACAAAATTTAGTGGCTACAATCTAGAAATAGATGGTGGTACTGCGTTGTGGAATGGAAAAAACATGTCTGGACAAACAGTAGCCACAGGAGTTTATCTGGTTATGCTTTCAGATTTAGATTCATTCGAAACTAAAGTGCTTAAATTAATGGTCGTGAGATAATGTTGCTAACTACAAATGCAATAGTTTTATCTAAACTTAAGTATCGCGATAACGATTTAATAGTTAAATGCTACACCCAAAAAGAAGGTATAGTAAGTTATTTGTTAAAAGGCGTTTTAAAAACTAAAAAAGGTTCAAAAGTTGCTTATTATCAATTATTAACACAAC includes these proteins:
- a CDS encoding arsenate reductase family protein, yielding MTNKVYYLKSCSTCIRILKELDLPENVVLQNIKTEAITEAQIEEMKNLAGSYEAFFSKRATLYKQRDLKTQNLTETDYKNLILEHYTFLSRPVFILNNKIYIGNSKQNVEAVKNALDEN
- a CDS encoding thioesterase family protein, which produces MYKKEFEIRWSDIDANRHLANSAYTNFMSHTRMAFLVEHGFTMKELAIHNIGPVVFYEHMHYFKEAFMGQPLTVSLEVSGLSEDGTFFKFDHNFYNYKGENIAFCEMFGAWIDLKARKMTSLPKVLADLADKFPKSEDYKILTKEDTRAHGRTPKNLTL
- a CDS encoding YicC/YloC family endoribonuclease, which encodes MIHSMTGYGKSVLQLPTKKITIELKSLNSKNLDLNARMPSIYREKELYLRKLMAKELDRGKIDFSIYVEATAEDTSTKINTPVVKQYIQQLKNVVDGSEIELLKMAVRFPDALNTEREEIDNTEWAKIEAEIKVAILAINDYRLNEGKVLEADFKNRVATIEDLLEQVLTMDPERVEGVRERLKKGVEDLREKYDENRFEQELVYYIEKFDITEEKVRLKNHLEYFVATLNSKDSNGKKLAFIGQEMGREINTIGSKSNYAPMQQLVVQMKDELEKIKEQLLNVL
- a CDS encoding sulfatase-like hydrolase/transferase, producing MALLIIICFIFCSFLKNKALRFVTSVILSAFSVLQLTSLFIVRTYIGYSFIIHFNKRDIDGMMDLFTFQIFLIVFLITVLTYVFYKSRMLLAAFNSKIKKPKLLRAATSLIIILALFTMSLPKGVINSSYTLIKSLQVDNKGFTKNLEALNMSDYVKPENLKVSSSKKNIIIIALESFEKGYLSDKFEDLTPFLRSLKTNQDWTYLDLNQNEGSKWTSGSLYTSITGFPAYFGTYHNKIFQNSYHSNITGITHILDKENYSKTYLSANAKVSGTNDMLYALKIDQIIDKTELKEKIQDKDLFDKAKDIVDKNTSNNKAFALFIATLSTHFPNGIYDNRFEDIIAPQNSNLEYMVAATDNMLKSFLTHLQTTGALENTTVYIFPDHLKMGSDTIFDDTGERGLFIFTNAPKNNIETYKTQVLYQIDLPKIIMDGAQIKHNATFLTDYVTGNKNEFIKDNITALTALNISGFSRAIVQPFLIPKKSEKFSSYKKDTLRFIAHAGGIIDKHTYTNSLEALNSSYNKGFRLFELDIIKTSDGKYVAAHYWDEWKEKTKYKGDVPTTKDEFLKYKIHEKYTPLDMDAINKWFTKHKDAILITDKVNEPNAFSELFIDKNRLMMELFTLEAVKEGIAANIKSAMPSQRVIFNLKGNKIKKLKALNITDIAMSRLKLAENLELFKALKENNIKVFAYNINEMIDRDENYVVKYEMDYFYGIYADHWEFKD
- a CDS encoding DMT family transporter, with translation MKTRYWALIAAFTVQLLYGLTFTFAKDVISGGYIKPFGFILIRVAGATALFWLFSFLGPREKIDRKDYLTFFYAAIFGVALNMLCFFKGLEFTTPIHASVIMITVPIIVLVLSSFYLKESITTLKIFGVILGFSGAFVLSIYGKSNLEGDNILLGNLLVFINAISYSIYIIIIKKLTNKYHPFTFIRWLFLFGLIMVIPFGYNDLVTAQFSTFTPYILFSVLFVVVGATFGTYLLNPLALKHLKASTVTTFIYIQPVIAGIFAIIMGSDTVTPVKIIASTLIFAGVYLVTKKPKVELER
- the nadD gene encoding nicotinate (nicotinamide) nucleotide adenylyltransferase; the encoded protein is MNIGLYFGSFNPIHIGHLIIANQLVENSDLDQVWFVVTPHNPFKKKNTLLDNFQRLEMVHLATKDYNKLKESNIEFNLPQPNYTINTLTYLQEKHPDYQFSLIMGEDNLKNFHKWKNYEIILENHNIYVYPRISEGTMETQFSGHKKIHKVDAPIMEISSTMIRKAIKEGKNIKPLLPKNVWEYIDEMNFYK
- the gmk gene encoding guanylate kinase, coding for MNKDKPKQGKLIVFSAPSGSGKTTIVRHLLKQEALNLAFSISATSREKRGTEVHAEDYYFLSANDFKQHIKDDDFLEWEEVYRDNFYGTLKTEVERLWALGKNVIFDIDVSGGLRIKRKFPEQTLSVFVKPPSIDELKIRLKKRKTESDDKINMRVAKASAELATAPLFDVIIENDNLEKALQEAENLVGHFLITDTEK